Proteins co-encoded in one Flavivirga eckloniae genomic window:
- a CDS encoding coiled-coil domain-containing protein, giving the protein MMSKLPLMHSISTVGVIKHYNQDYLLHHTRTDFTGKNGIGKSLIADLLQILFIADSKKITFGTDSVKKEDRQIFTIPYKTNDAYFFMNIEIEPKQYITIGVNIPSTSSSPIRMFRILNTYYNPEVEQRKNITERKKLTGYLIPEQKLPYHKDFLITKNNKTEIPKIGDLVSHLRDSKDLYLSYFSTKAEKKEQYQFLFDKNILPLNLSIDNHLTAFAKVLQAFSKANTLDTDKDKSLKSFLFDDKKEEIETEYKRNKERLDNLVIRHRKLKKVTDDLKLKRVFLEDLKQKEEAYITAEKLAFKKEYFTKKKNYKTVVDQWDKDEKKHKALNKQIANLKAKLPTLEKTEAEANKKQKNYSKSLQDLNNYKDEYSTYLKKKDKIDKLEACPLPDVSKEEKEPFDFENESIDNIISTVEFFKPVWKKYGSIQGIENQYKQQSAKLDEVKTSLKQEQNRLEQMQRLVNYKNEETLASQIIKKKKALSKAQETILLALFMDVKWQKPTNITNKLTYTDSLDILNESNIIEDKVDGGYWIKIGSLNYFAYFNKEKQIFKDPKNLQNAFNQKEQEINKALEKLKNRINDIENLKIDNILQHLPNISFKWDKDIPDRRKIDDYKTAVALVKNIPTFKTTLKAELTKLKTSLTTSKSKIGFEFPDKEIVETIEQYSTKQSVFMEAYTNALKIRVETEADIKVKEQSISELNFDADKIQKEKEELKKEIEDFKKCKEKKYPLLFSGFNAEEVALLNTKDVENDCSLKKSLYQIRYEDVLKDFQYTNDEIEIKEQIENKTFHFKQLERKLLGNTIVETKNIEQALNSANEEKRKMSSTLRGIMLKIFQKTQDEFETYKSVITRLNLFFKNKLISEKYYFQVRFDINPNFSIQWINELQSNAQTAGETGELFESESVEQFAETFFKDVSGYKKGIAFSELLDPKTYFTLKTEFKDEDDNKSPGSTGESYTARVLLGIGRLSITSKEKREGLNFLILEEVASLDPSNFNTFPELAEQFGYQIITMTPKPYGSNSDDGWYLHQLIPGKINKDINSKVPNSSFKTNFSNEQLLAYLERNKN; this is encoded by the coding sequence CAGTACAAGTTCTAGTCCAATAAGAATGTTTAGAATTTTAAACACATATTACAATCCAGAAGTAGAACAAAGAAAAAATATAACAGAAAGGAAAAAACTAACAGGCTATCTTATTCCAGAACAAAAGTTACCTTATCATAAAGATTTTTTAATCACTAAAAATAATAAAACCGAAATACCAAAAATTGGGGACTTAGTTAGTCATTTACGAGACTCTAAAGACCTATACTTAAGCTATTTTTCAACTAAAGCAGAAAAAAAAGAGCAATACCAGTTTTTATTTGATAAAAATATACTACCTCTCAATTTAAGTATTGATAACCATTTAACCGCTTTTGCAAAAGTATTACAAGCATTCTCTAAAGCAAATACTTTAGATACAGACAAAGATAAGAGCCTTAAAAGCTTTCTCTTTGATGATAAAAAAGAAGAAATTGAAACAGAGTACAAACGAAATAAAGAAAGACTTGACAATCTAGTAATAAGACACCGTAAGTTGAAAAAAGTAACCGATGATTTAAAACTGAAACGTGTTTTTCTAGAGGACTTAAAACAAAAAGAAGAAGCATATATTACAGCCGAAAAATTAGCCTTTAAAAAAGAATACTTTACTAAGAAAAAAAACTATAAAACTGTAGTTGACCAATGGGATAAAGACGAAAAAAAGCACAAAGCTTTAAATAAACAAATAGCAAACTTAAAAGCAAAACTCCCTACACTTGAAAAAACAGAAGCAGAGGCAAACAAAAAACAAAAGAACTACTCAAAATCGCTTCAAGACTTAAACAACTACAAAGACGAATATAGCACATATTTAAAAAAGAAAGATAAAATAGACAAACTTGAAGCTTGCCCATTACCAGATGTATCTAAAGAAGAAAAAGAACCTTTTGATTTTGAAAATGAATCTATCGACAATATCATTTCAACAGTTGAGTTTTTTAAACCTGTTTGGAAAAAATACGGTTCTATTCAAGGTATTGAAAATCAATACAAACAACAATCTGCAAAATTAGACGAAGTAAAAACAAGTCTAAAACAAGAACAAAATAGACTTGAACAAATGCAGCGTTTGGTAAATTATAAAAATGAAGAAACACTAGCTTCTCAAATAATTAAAAAGAAAAAAGCACTAAGCAAAGCCCAGGAAACTATCTTGCTAGCGTTATTTATGGATGTAAAATGGCAAAAACCAACAAATATTACAAACAAGCTAACATACACAGACAGTTTAGATATATTAAACGAATCTAATATTATAGAAGATAAAGTAGACGGAGGATATTGGATAAAAATAGGGAGCCTAAATTACTTTGCTTATTTCAATAAAGAAAAACAAATTTTTAAAGACCCTAAAAACCTCCAAAATGCCTTTAATCAAAAAGAACAAGAAATAAATAAGGCGTTAGAAAAATTAAAAAATAGAATTAATGATATAGAAAATCTAAAAATAGATAATATATTACAACACCTCCCAAACATCAGTTTTAAATGGGATAAAGATATTCCAGATAGAAGAAAGATTGATGACTACAAAACCGCAGTAGCATTAGTAAAAAACATTCCAACTTTTAAAACGACGCTAAAAGCAGAATTAACAAAACTAAAAACGAGTTTAACTACTTCAAAATCTAAAATAGGTTTTGAGTTTCCAGATAAAGAAATAGTAGAAACCATAGAACAATATTCAACAAAACAAAGTGTCTTTATGGAGGCTTATACCAATGCATTGAAAATTCGTGTGGAAACAGAAGCTGATATAAAAGTAAAAGAACAATCAATATCAGAACTTAACTTTGATGCCGATAAAATTCAAAAAGAAAAAGAAGAGCTAAAGAAAGAAATAGAAGATTTCAAAAAGTGTAAAGAAAAAAAATATCCCTTACTATTTTCTGGCTTTAATGCAGAAGAAGTCGCATTATTAAATACTAAAGATGTCGAAAATGATTGTTCTCTCAAAAAAAGCTTATATCAAATAAGGTATGAGGATGTTCTTAAGGACTTTCAATACACTAATGATGAAATTGAAATAAAAGAGCAAATAGAAAACAAAACATTTCATTTCAAACAACTGGAAAGAAAACTATTAGGCAATACCATTGTTGAAACTAAAAATATAGAGCAAGCCTTAAATAGTGCAAATGAAGAAAAGAGAAAAATGTCTTCGACCCTAAGAGGAATAATGCTTAAAATATTTCAGAAAACGCAAGACGAATTCGAAACTTACAAAAGTGTAATAACAAGGCTTAACTTATTCTTTAAAAACAAACTAATTAGTGAAAAATACTATTTTCAAGTGCGTTTTGACATTAACCCTAACTTCTCAATCCAATGGATTAATGAATTACAATCTAATGCGCAAACCGCAGGAGAAACTGGCGAACTTTTTGAATCTGAATCTGTAGAACAATTTGCAGAAACCTTTTTTAAAGATGTATCGGGTTACAAAAAGGGTATTGCCTTTTCAGAGTTACTAGACCCAAAAACCTACTTTACCCTTAAAACAGAATTTAAAGACGAAGATGATAATAAATCTCCTGGTAGTACTGGTGAAAGTTATACTGCACGAGTGCTGTTAGGTATTGGGAGATTATCGATAACATCTAAAGAAAAAAGAGAAGGGTTAAACTTTTTAATACTTGAAGAAGTTGCCAGTCTAGACCCATCAAACTTTAATACGTTCCCAGAATTAGCAGAACAATTTGGATATCAAATTATCACGATGACGCCCAAACCCTATGGTTCAAACTCAGATGATGGCTGGTATCTACATCAACTAATACCTGGTAAAATAAATAAAGACATTAATAGTAAAGTACCCAATAGTAGTTTTAAAACAAACTTTAGCAACGAGCAATTATTAGCGTATTTAGAACGTAATAAAAACTAA